In a genomic window of Gossypium arboreum isolate Shixiya-1 chromosome 9, ASM2569848v2, whole genome shotgun sequence:
- the LOC108453633 gene encoding uncharacterized protein LOC108453633: MAIAGLHNVSVLENSFPRESQSQPSRSRRRESGSTRASSILQMWRELEDEHVVSHAQERGNKRMLQKRTDDLSMTDSDSQNDEHIVVPEDMSTSVNEFGQWSQDRFRSRSGNADSSNFNCEHSSDLGEVERERVRQIFREWMNSGGRERASNVSRRNNSSRAQLLGETEQERIRPIRECVQMNSQQRGACIQSREEQAADAGVNIEHVLDGLEINQNEDRTEHVHRGIRKLCGRQALLDMLKKAAGERQTEVQGLLELRAVSNFAHRKRIQSLLRGRFLRNDRRVAGDKSTSIAASELGLLRQKQTVSGLREGFFSRLDNSGCGPASSKYCDTPSNSDTKGNRTEQNHVDDSNEVIDILNGQSERENKKTDNQSVLDGITDLVADVVEDVSWHDQSGDVTGQVLDGDWKETNVSESSLEASQNEAREHCNIKEVGEASHEHFPQDGESGTFGLINVVENLEQNLVQYIDVQESASQVEQLQEDDQENEDAVWQEASVEYNVSMDGHNEEASGMHHEDGGNDDGSLLETTRNWLQWSYDQEPGGRADAFYFPEDNVESMELRELLDRRSVSTLLHSGFRESLDQLMQSFRERRNHLYIDLELNETSATPASVEQDVEQQSRAQSEGQGDAEVPPLALPSPRLPYTPASVEQYIEWHTMDRNDGQGNVEVPPLALPSPRMTYMQPLWDQDSYHYNWVPHDVHQQFGIEWDIINDLRFDMVRLQQRMNGMQRMLGSCMEMQLDLQRSIRQEVCAALNRSAGSRGMIDDSSSKDAHNWDNVRKGLCCICSKGNIDSLLYRCGHMCACFKCGNELVQSGAKCPMCRAPVIEVVRAYSIQ; this comes from the exons ATGGCTATTGCTGGTCTACACAATGTTTCTGTGCTCGAAAATTCTTTTCCAAGAGAGTCTCAGTCTCAACCATCAAGGTCAAGAAGGCGGgaaagtggtagcacccgggcaTCCTCAATCTTGCAGATGTGGCGGGAACTAGAGGATGAGCATGTGGTGAGTCACGCTCAAGAGAGAGGAAATAAAAGAATGCTCCAAAAAAGGACTGATGACCTCTCGATGACGGATTCTGACAGCCAAAATGATGAACATATTGTTGTTCCAGAGGATATGAGCACGAGTGTGAATGAGTTTGGACAATGGTCCCAAGATCGATTCAGGTCACGGAGTGGGAATGCGGATTCAAGTAATTTTAATTGTGAACACTCATCTGATTTGGGGGAAGTTGAAAGGGAAAGGGTAAGGCAAATCTTTCGGGAGTGGATGAACAGTGGTGGTAGGGAACGTGCATCTAATGTTTCCCGTAGAAATAACAGTTCAAGGGCCCAGTTGCTTGGTGAAACTGAGCAGGAGAGAATCAGACCTATAAGGGAGTGTGTGCAGATGAACAGTCAGCAGAGAGGTGCTTGTATTCAGAGTAGAGAAGAGCAAGCAGCTGATGCTGGTGTCAATATTGAACATGTTCTTGATGGATTGGAGATTAACCAGAATGAAGACCGAACTGAGCATGTGCATAGGGGCATTCGGAAATTATGTGGCCGACAGGCGCTGCTTGATATGCTTAAAAAGGCTGCGGGAGAAAGGCAAACAGAGGTTCAGGGGTTGCTGGAGCTTCGGGCTGTATCAAATTTTGCCCATCGCAAACGCATTCAG TCATTGTTGAGAGGTAGATTCTTGAGAAATGACAGAAGGGTTGCTGGTGACAAATCTACCTCCATAGCAGCCAGTGAATTGGGCCTATTAAGACAAAAACAGACCGTATCTGGTCTAAG GGAAGGTTTTTTCTCCAGATTGGATAATTCTGGTTGTGGTCCTGCAAGCAGTAAATATTGCGATACACCATCTAACTCTGACACTAAGGGTAACAGAACAGAACAAAACCATGTTGATGATTCAAATGAAGTCATAGATATTTTAAATGGACAATCTGAACGTGAGAACAAGAAAACTGACAACCAGAGTGTTTTGGATGGTATAACTGATTTAGTGGCTGATGTTGTTGAAGATGTAAGTTGGCACGACCAAAGCGGAGATGTTACTGGACAAGTCCTGGATGGGGACTGGAAAGAAACTAATGTTAGTGAGTCATCCCTTGAAGCTTCACAGAATGAAGCTCGAGAACATTGTAACATAAAAGAAGTTGGTGAAGCATCTCATGAACATTTTCCCCAAGATGGCGAGAGTGGGACCTTTGGGTTAATTAATGTCGTAGAAAATTTAGAACAGAATCTAGTTCAATATATTGATGTGCAAGAATCTGCTTCTCAAGTTGAACAACTGCAGGAGGATGATCAGGAAAATGAAGACGCAGTGTGGCAGGAAGCTAGTGTTGAGTATAATGTATCGATGGATGGTCATAATGAAGAAGCCTCTGGCATGCACCATGAAGATGGTGGGAATGACGATGGTAGCTTGCTTGAGACAACACGGAATTGGTTGCAATGGTCTTATGATCAAGAACCCGGTGGGAGAGCAGACGCATTTTATTTTCCTGAAGATAATGTAGAGAGTATGGAGCTCAGGGAACTGTTAGATAG GAGAAGTGTCTCTACTCTTCTTCATAGTGGTTTCCGTGAGAGTCTTGACCAGTTGATGCAATCATTTAGGGAAAGGCGAAATCATCTCTATATTGACTTGGAGCTAAATGAAACATCTGCTACTCCTGCTTCAGTTGAACAAGATGTCGAACAGCAAAGCAGGGCTCAGAGTGAGGGTCAGGGAGATGCTGAGGTTCCTCCACTTGCTCTTCCTTCACCTAGGTTGCCATACACTCCTGCTTCTGTAGAACAATACATAGAATGGCATACCATGGACCGGAATGACGGTCAAGGGAATGTCGAGGTTCCTCCACTTGCTCTTCCTTCACCCAGGATGACATATATGCAACCACTTTGGGACCAGGATTCATACCATTATAATTGGGTTCCACATGATGTGCATCAGCAGTTTGGAATT GAGTGGGATATCATTAATGATTTGAGGTTTGACATGGTAAGACTGCAGCAAAGGATGAATGGCATGCAGAGGATGCTTGGGTCCTGCATGGAAATGCAACTCGACTTACAGCGATCAATAAGACAAGAAGTCTGTGCTGCCCTCAACCGTTCAGCTGGTTCACGAG GGATGATTGATGACAGCTCGTCCAAGGATGCCCACAATTGGGATAATGTCAGGAAAGGGCTCTGTTGTATATGCTCCAAAGGCAATATCGATTCACTACTATACAG aTGTGGGCACATGTgcgcttgctttaaatgtggcaaTGAATTGGTCCAAAGTGGAGCCAAGTGTCCAATGTGTCGTGCACCGGTAATTGAGGTCGTCCGTGCTTACTCAATCCAAtaa
- the LOC108452513 gene encoding uncharacterized protein At1g08160, giving the protein MAGNTAQATQQPVKHFNLVRCVAVCLLTLIVLVGLAVLITWLVIRPKRLVYTLENGSLQHFNLNNNHINATFDFVLMAYNPNTKTSVYYDSMESVVSYKDQTLAFDTIDPFHQPHRDTARVESKLVAQNLALSPSTFKDLRGEKSSGEIEVDVHYKSRVRFKVGMWKSKHRTLKIVCPSVKLHFSWSRHFENVPCEVEL; this is encoded by the coding sequence ATGGCTGGTAATACAGCACAAGCTACACAACAGCCAGTTAAGCATTTTAACCTGGTAAGATGTGTCGCCGTTTGCTTGCTAACCCTTATTGTTCTTGTTGGTCTAGCCGTCCTCATCACTTGGTTAGTCATTAGGCCTAAAAGGTTGGTTTACACCCTTGAAAATGGTTCACTCCAACATTTCAACCTCAACAATAACCATATCAATGCCACCTTTGATTTTGTGCTCATGGCATATAATCCCAATACCAAAACTTCCGTTTACTATGACTCCATGGAGTCTGTGGTGTCGTACAAAGATCAAACTCTCGCGTTTGATACAATCGATCCTTTCCATCAACCTCATAGGGACACAGCTCGAGTAGAATCCAAGCTCGTGGCTCAAAATTTGGCACTGTCGCCATCGACGTTTAAGGACCTCAGGGGTGAAAAATCATCTGGAGAGATCGAAGTTGACGTTCATTACAAGTCGAGGGTTCGATTCAAGGTAGGTATGTGGAAGTCGAAACATCGTACTCTAAAAATTGTGTGTCCCTCGGTGAAACTGCACTTTTCTTGGTCCAGACATTTTGAGAATGTACCATGTGAAGTAGAACTCTAG
- the LOC108453634 gene encoding uncharacterized protein LOC108453634, whose product MAPKRRAKVVVRSTKKIVKETVQVAVIDKTEGDNNGDQQQLDTVPLEDIEEAEERVITEIPIQGSTEDKAEKEPHKVEAPGEKNRVQGEEKTEPVHEEEEPRKEEKKGKRKRKRGKKKELVGHEGYKTYVFRVLKQVHPGMAISSKAMSVINSLMNDMFEKITNEATKLSQYTDRKTLSSREIQGAVRLVLPGELGKHAVAEGSKAVTNYASYDIKRSKLV is encoded by the coding sequence ATGGCTCCCAAACGTCGAGCAAAAGTTGTAGTGAGGTCTACTAAGAAAATCGTTAAGGAAACTGTTCAAGTAGCTGTGATTGATAAAACAGAGGGAGACAACAATGGTGATCAACAACAGCTGGATACGGTTCCTTTGGAAGACATAGAAGAGGCAGAAGAAAGGGTAATCACTGAAATTCCCATACAAGGGTCAACTGAAGACAAAGCAGAAAAAGAACCCCACAAAGTAGAAGCTCCAGGCGAAAAAAACAGAGTGCAAGGAGAAGAGAAAACAGAGCCAGTTCATGAGGAAGAAGAACCgaggaaagaagaaaagaaaggaaagagaaagagaaagagaggGAAGAAGAAAGAATTGGTGGGGCATGAAGGGTACAAGACGTACGTTTTCAGGGTACTGAAACAGGTTCATCCTGGAATGGCGATTTCATCCAAGGCAATGTCGGTGATCAACAGCTTGATGAACGACATGTTCGAGAAGATTACGAACGAGGCAACCAAGCTGTCACAGTACACGGATAGGAAGACACTGTCTTCGAGGGAGATTCAAGGGGCAGTGAGATTGGTTTTGCCAGGGGAGCTTGGCAAACATGCTGTGGCTGAAGGAAGTAAAGCTGTCACTAACTATGCTTCCTACGATATAAAACGCTCCAAATTGGTTTAG